Within the Bradyrhizobium cosmicum genome, the region ATCGGGCTCGAGGTCGAGAACATCGAGGACAAGGCGAAGGCGCTGAAGCCGTTCACCATTGCCAAGGTGATCTCGGCCGAGCAGCATCCGAATGCGGATCGGCTGCGCGTCTGCATGGTTGATACCGGTAACGGCGCTGCACCGGTGCAGGTGGTGTGCGGGGCGCCGAACGCGCGCGCGGGGCTCGTCAGCGTATTCTCGCCGCCCGGCACCTACATTCCCGGCAAGGACATCACGCTCGGCGTCGGCACCATTCGCGGCGTCGAGAGCCGCGGCATGCTGTGCTCGGCGGCAGAATTGCAGATCTCCAACGATCATGACGGCATCATGGAGTTGCCGGCGGACGCGCCTGTTGGTGCCGGCTACGCCGAATGGGCCGCGCTCGGTGATCCCGTGGTCGAGATCAATTTGACGCCGAACCGGCAGGACTGCACCGGCGTGCACGGCATCGCGCGCGATCTCGCCGCAGCCGACATGGGCAAGTTCAAGGACCCGACCATCAAGCCGATCAAGGGCGAATTCCCCTGCCCGGTGAAGGTCACGGTCGAGGATGCCGCGCTGTGCCCGGGCTTCGCGCTGCGGCTGGTGCGCGGCGTCAAGAACGGCCCGTCGCCGGAATGGCTGCAGAAGCGGCTGACCGCGATCGGGCTTCGTCCGATCAACGCACTTGTCGACATCACCAACTTCATGACCTACGACCGCGCGCGTCCGCTTCATGTGTTCGACGCGAAGAAGGTCAAGGGCGACCTCGTCGTGCGCCGCGCCCGCGACGGCGAGACGCTGCTCGCGCTCGACGGCCGCACCTACAATCTCGATCCCGCGATCTGTGTGATCGCGGACGAGCATGGCGTCGAATCGCTCGCCGGCATCATGGGCGGCGAGGCCTCGGGCTGCGACGAAGACACCACCGACGTGCTGATCGAATCGGCGCTGTGGAACGAGATCAACATCGCCCAGACCGGCCGCAAGCTCGGCATCAACTCGGACGCTCGCTATCGCTTCGAACGCGGCGTCGATCCGGCCTTCATGGTCCCCGGGCTCGAGCTCGCGACCAGGCTGGTGATGGAGATGTGCGGCGGCACGCCGTCCGAGAACGTCGTGGTCGGCAAGGCCTTTGGCGATGATCGCGTGATCGAATTTCCGCTCACCGAGGTGAAGCGGCTCTCCGGCATCGAAGTGCCGCAGCCGGAGATGAAGCGCATCCTCAGCCATCTCGGCTTCATGATGGCGGGCCCGGGCCCCGTGGTGAAGGTCGCCGTACCGTCCTGGCGCACCGACGTGCACGGCAAGGCCGACATCGTCGAGGAGGTCGTTCGTATCTATGGCGTCGACAAGGTGCCGATGACGCCGTTCGAGCGCGGCGCCGATGCACGAAAGCCCGTGCTGACGCCGCTGCAGCTGCGCACCCGCCGCGCCAGGCGCGCGCTGGCGAGCCGCGGCATCATCGAGGCCGTCACCTGGTCCTTCATCACCAAGCCCGCGGCAGAATTGTTCGGCGGCGGCCAGCGCGAGCTGGAAGTGGCCAACCCGATCGCATCCGATCTGTCCGACATGCGCCCGACCCTTCTCGCGGGCCTGATCGCGGCGGCGCAGGCCAATGCCGATCGCGGCTTTGGCGATGTCGCGCTGTTCGAAGTCGGCCAGGTGTTCAAGGGCGATCGGCCGCAGGACCAGTTCATGGCGGCAAGCGGCGTGCGCCGCGGCTTTGCCTCCTCGGAAGGTCTCGGCCGCCACTGGTCGGGCTCGGCGCAGGCCGACGTGTTCGACGCCAAGGCCGATGCGCTGGCGGTGCTGGCCGCCGCCGGGGCGCCGATGCAGGCCTTGCAGATTGTGGCCGGCGGACCCGCCTGGCTGCACCCCGGACGCTCCGGCACGATCCAGATCGGACCGCAGAACGTGCTCGGCCATTTCGGCGAGATGCATCCGCGCGCTCTCGAGGCGCTCGGTGCCGACGGCCCGCTGATGGTGTTCGAGGTGATTCTCGATCGCGTTCCCGAGGCCAAGAAGAAGCCGACCCGCGCCAAGCCTGTGATCGAGCTGTCGGCCTTCCAGCCGGTGTCGCGCGACTTCGCGTTCATCGTCGACCGCAGCGTGAAGGGCGGCGATATCGTCCGCGCGGCGCAAGGCGTCGACAAGAAGCTGATCACCGGCGTGAACGTCTTCGACGTCTACGAGGGCAAGGGCATCGAGGACGGCAAGAAGTCGATCGCGATCGCGGTGACGATCCAGCCACGCGAGAAGACCTTGACCGATCAGGAGATCGAGGCCGTCGCCGCCAAGATTGTGGCGGAGGTGACGAAGAAGACCGGCGGCACTCTGCGGGGATGACGTTTACTGACCTTCTCCCAAAGGACGTCAGCCTCACCATTGCGATGGCGCTTTGCGCCGTCGCTTTCGTTTCAGGCACCGCGCGCGGCTTCTCGGGCTTCGGCTCGGCGCTGATCTTCATGCCGCTGGCGAGCAGCATCGCTGCGCCGCGGCTCGTCGCCGCCCTGTTGCTCGTCATCGACTTCGTCGCGGCAGCGCCGCTGCTGCCCGACGCGTGGCGAAAGGCCGACCGCAAGGCCACCGCCGTGATCGTGCTCGGCGCGCTGATCGGCGTGCCCGTCGGCACCTATTTCCTCAGCGTGCTCGAGCCCGTCACCACGCGCTGGATCATCTCCGGCTTCGTCGCCGCGCTCCTGATTCTGCTGCTGTCGGGCTGGCGCTATCGCGGCAAGGACCACGCCTGGCTCTCGGTCGGCATCGGTGGCCTCTCCGGCTTCTGCAGCGGCCTCGCGCAGACCGGCGGCCCGCCGATCGTCGGCTACTGGCTCGGCCGTCCGATCGCGCCGATTGTCGCGCGCGCCAACATCGTGCTGTTTTTCGGTGCCTCGGACTTCTTCTCGATGGTCAGCTACGCGACGACGGGTCTGATCAGCCGAGAATCGCTGCTGCTCTCGCTCATCGTCGGGCCGGTCTATGCGATCGGCGTCGCGTTCGGCGCCTCGCTGTTCGGCCGCGCCAGCGAGACGGTCTTTCGCAGGATTTGCTACGCGCTGATCGCGATGGCGGTGATCACCGGGCTGCCGGTGCTGGACGGGATTTTGCGCTAATTGCCCTGCGGCCGCGGCGCCCTGCGGCGCTTGGTCGACTGCGTCGGTGTGTCGGCCGGCTCGTCCTTGAGCGCGCCGATCTTGCGCAAGGCAGC harbors:
- a CDS encoding sulfite exporter TauE/SafE family protein, whose protein sequence is MTFTDLLPKDVSLTIAMALCAVAFVSGTARGFSGFGSALIFMPLASSIAAPRLVAALLLVIDFVAAAPLLPDAWRKADRKATAVIVLGALIGVPVGTYFLSVLEPVTTRWIISGFVAALLILLLSGWRYRGKDHAWLSVGIGGLSGFCSGLAQTGGPPIVGYWLGRPIAPIVARANIVLFFGASDFFSMVSYATTGLISRESLLLSLIVGPVYAIGVAFGASLFGRASETVFRRICYALIAMAVITGLPVLDGILR
- the pheT gene encoding phenylalanine--tRNA ligase subunit beta, producing the protein MKFTLSWLKDHLDTDEPLEKLADKLTMIGLEVENIEDKAKALKPFTIAKVISAEQHPNADRLRVCMVDTGNGAAPVQVVCGAPNARAGLVSVFSPPGTYIPGKDITLGVGTIRGVESRGMLCSAAELQISNDHDGIMELPADAPVGAGYAEWAALGDPVVEINLTPNRQDCTGVHGIARDLAAADMGKFKDPTIKPIKGEFPCPVKVTVEDAALCPGFALRLVRGVKNGPSPEWLQKRLTAIGLRPINALVDITNFMTYDRARPLHVFDAKKVKGDLVVRRARDGETLLALDGRTYNLDPAICVIADEHGVESLAGIMGGEASGCDEDTTDVLIESALWNEINIAQTGRKLGINSDARYRFERGVDPAFMVPGLELATRLVMEMCGGTPSENVVVGKAFGDDRVIEFPLTEVKRLSGIEVPQPEMKRILSHLGFMMAGPGPVVKVAVPSWRTDVHGKADIVEEVVRIYGVDKVPMTPFERGADARKPVLTPLQLRTRRARRALASRGIIEAVTWSFITKPAAELFGGGQRELEVANPIASDLSDMRPTLLAGLIAAAQANADRGFGDVALFEVGQVFKGDRPQDQFMAASGVRRGFASSEGLGRHWSGSAQADVFDAKADALAVLAAAGAPMQALQIVAGGPAWLHPGRSGTIQIGPQNVLGHFGEMHPRALEALGADGPLMVFEVILDRVPEAKKKPTRAKPVIELSAFQPVSRDFAFIVDRSVKGGDIVRAAQGVDKKLITGVNVFDVYEGKGIEDGKKSIAIAVTIQPREKTLTDQEIEAVAAKIVAEVTKKTGGTLRG